Proteins from a genomic interval of Mesobacillus sp. S13:
- the glp gene encoding gephyrin-like molybdotransferase Glp: protein MQFFKVKSVEETFALIEEKIGKITETETRPLDEALHYILAEDVTAEENVPGFDRSTVDGYAVIARDTYGSSESMPGFLNVAGEVHMGEEAVKPVGRGEAIYVPTGGMLPPGSDSVLMIEHCEEIGGLLNTYKQIAPGENVIRQGEDIRAGEVLLSEGTRLRPQELGALAALGISEVKVYRKLKAAYLSSGDEIVPFETKTLETGQIRDINYLTVKGLVNEWDIDLIYGGITRDDYHEFAQKARELYEQADCLILSGGSSVGTKDYTTEVIQSLGDPGVFVHGISIKPGKPTILAVADGKPVIGLPGHPASAMIIFKLFGERVFRRLKGEKVEHKPERIFARIVKNIASSPGRSDYIRVRLEEKDGEWWAEPIIGKSGLITTLVKSDGIVEIVSGKEGISQGEYVPVILTR from the coding sequence ATGCAATTTTTCAAAGTGAAAAGTGTTGAGGAGACCTTTGCGTTAATTGAGGAGAAGATCGGCAAGATCACGGAAACCGAAACCCGTCCGCTTGATGAGGCGCTTCATTACATCCTGGCAGAGGATGTCACTGCGGAAGAGAATGTACCTGGTTTTGACCGCTCGACCGTCGATGGCTATGCCGTCATCGCCCGTGACACATATGGTTCATCCGAATCGATGCCAGGCTTCTTGAATGTAGCCGGCGAAGTCCATATGGGCGAGGAAGCGGTAAAGCCGGTAGGCAGGGGAGAGGCAATCTACGTACCGACAGGCGGAATGCTTCCGCCAGGCAGTGACAGCGTACTGATGATCGAGCACTGCGAGGAAATCGGCGGACTGTTGAATACGTATAAGCAAATCGCACCGGGAGAGAATGTCATCAGGCAGGGCGAGGACATCAGGGCAGGCGAAGTCCTCTTATCTGAAGGGACAAGATTGCGGCCGCAGGAGCTTGGAGCCCTGGCGGCACTTGGTATTTCAGAGGTGAAAGTCTACCGAAAGCTGAAGGCTGCGTACCTTTCTTCAGGGGACGAAATCGTTCCTTTTGAAACAAAAACACTTGAAACAGGACAGATCCGCGATATCAATTACCTGACCGTTAAGGGTCTGGTCAATGAGTGGGATATCGATCTCATATATGGCGGAATTACACGCGATGACTATCATGAATTCGCCCAGAAAGCCCGCGAATTGTATGAACAGGCTGATTGCCTGATTTTATCCGGAGGAAGCTCTGTTGGAACAAAGGATTATACAACTGAGGTCATCCAGTCCCTTGGAGATCCGGGCGTCTTTGTCCATGGAATTTCCATCAAGCCCGGGAAACCGACAATTCTTGCTGTCGCTGACGGAAAGCCGGTCATCGGACTGCCGGGCCATCCAGCATCCGCGATGATCATTTTTAAGCTTTTTGGCGAAAGGGTTTTCAGAAGGCTGAAGGGTGAAAAAGTCGAGCATAAGCCTGAACGGATTTTTGCACGGATTGTGAAAAATATTGCCTCTTCACCAGGAAGATCTGATTACATCAGGGTAAGACTCGAGGAGAAGGATGGCGAATGGTGGGCCGAGCCGATCATCGGCAAGTCGGGCCTGATTACGACATTGGTAAAAAGCGATGGAATCGTCGAGATTGTTTCCGGGAAAGAAGGAATTTCTCAAGGCGAATACGTTCCAGTTATTTTGACGAGATAG
- a CDS encoding molybdenum cofactor guanylyltransferase, translated as MKAGAIILSGGKSSRMGSNKALLKFREKTNIERIKDELQHVFDDIILVTNDPETYQFLNIKTVTDQYPGSGPLAGIHAGLEASDYEENFVVACDMPFVSAELASSLVKALKHHDAVVPVSEGRQHPLFAAYQKRVAREAQTCIEDGNLRIRHMLENLNVRFLDEADLQLYFEGSLDRVFFNMNHPEEYESARKWAESGE; from the coding sequence ATGAAAGCCGGAGCGATTATTTTATCAGGCGGCAAATCTAGCAGGATGGGAAGTAACAAAGCTCTCCTGAAATTTCGGGAAAAAACGAATATTGAAAGAATTAAGGATGAGTTACAGCACGTATTTGATGATATAATTCTAGTAACGAATGATCCTGAAACCTATCAGTTTCTAAATATTAAAACAGTTACAGACCAATATCCGGGTTCCGGGCCGCTTGCGGGAATCCATGCAGGACTTGAGGCATCAGATTATGAGGAAAATTTCGTTGTAGCCTGCGATATGCCATTTGTATCGGCTGAGCTTGCCTCAAGCCTGGTAAAAGCGCTTAAACACCATGATGCGGTCGTGCCGGTAAGCGAGGGCAGACAGCATCCGCTTTTTGCAGCCTATCAAAAACGGGTCGCACGAGAAGCACAGACTTGCATTGAAGACGGGAATCTGAGAATCAGGCATATGCTTGAAAATCTCAATGTCCGCTTTCTTGATGAAGCAGATCTCCAGCTTTATTTCGAGGGCAGCCTTGATCGTGTCTTTTTCAATATGAATCATCCAGAAGAGTATGAAAGTGCAAGGAAATGGGCGGAGTCCGGAGAATAG
- a CDS encoding formate dehydrogenase accessory protein FdhE, giving the protein MKKSVVSKEYQKLQKDIIQLQEQWKTSLDPDCVRPNLDKAAMEAGVPVTALAAIDFDISLFLQWIEDIGVLLSKYQPEIETSMQSIKSLLDEETAKRWIDEAFAFNYIYFASFAEENNLDGWIPQFVAETVLRPYLQLTAAKVQDEIQHGVHGAGCPVCGEPVRLAQLEGEGKKVLHCPRCSAHWNDRRVACSHCGNNDHETVKILTIEGESAAQIQICEECKGYTKVIDTRQYIVKPTPAMLDLNTIHLDFVAQEHGYKSAGETKQTN; this is encoded by the coding sequence ATGAAAAAGTCCGTTGTCTCAAAAGAGTACCAGAAATTGCAGAAGGATATCATTCAATTGCAGGAGCAATGGAAGACTTCCCTGGATCCTGACTGTGTCCGGCCAAACCTTGATAAAGCAGCAATGGAGGCAGGAGTGCCTGTCACTGCATTAGCGGCTATTGATTTTGATATTTCCCTATTCTTACAGTGGATAGAGGATATAGGAGTACTTTTATCGAAGTATCAACCAGAGATAGAAACTTCGATGCAATCTATAAAAAGCCTATTGGATGAAGAGACAGCTAAAAGATGGATCGATGAAGCATTTGCTTTTAACTATATTTACTTTGCTAGTTTTGCTGAAGAAAACAATTTGGATGGCTGGATTCCACAATTTGTGGCAGAAACTGTGCTTCGTCCGTATCTACAGCTGACTGCGGCTAAGGTCCAGGATGAAATCCAACACGGTGTGCACGGTGCCGGTTGCCCTGTGTGCGGTGAGCCCGTCCGCCTCGCACAGCTTGAAGGCGAAGGAAAGAAGGTCCTGCATTGCCCGCGTTGTTCGGCTCACTGGAATGACCGCCGCGTAGCTTGTTCACATTGCGGGAATAACGATCATGAAACAGTGAAAATCCTGACAATCGAAGGTGAATCAGCCGCACAGATCCAGATTTGTGAAGAATGCAAAGGATATACTAAAGTAATCGACACAAGACAATATATTGTAAAGCCAACACCAGCAATGCTCGACTTGAACACCATCCATCTGGACTTTGTAGCCCAGGAGCATGGGTACAAATCTGCTGGCGAAACAAAACAGACAAACTAA
- a CDS encoding formate dehydrogenase subunit gamma: MKKMEVAAMSNTQYSGVKVKRFSKGFVIAHAVNALSFFALYITALPMYTEWFDWLYPVLGGPEGARLLHRIFAIAFITPTFIWLIMDPKGFLRWGKELITWKKRDLQFFTEFVKELFGFKFKHVKQTFFNAGEKINSIIQILTAILIIGSGFPMWFPDLFPKAVVQWAYVGHNVGFGLAIAVVVGHIYLSVIHKNSRPGYTGVITGEVPAEWAKDHYTEWYEEEVKKGNFPDLDKNKNKKKGA; this comes from the coding sequence ATGAAGAAGATGGAGGTGGCAGCCATGAGTAATACGCAGTATTCAGGTGTTAAGGTAAAGCGGTTTTCGAAAGGCTTTGTAATCGCACATGCTGTGAATGCACTTTCATTCTTTGCCCTCTATATCACGGCCCTGCCAATGTATACAGAGTGGTTTGACTGGCTTTATCCAGTACTTGGCGGACCAGAAGGAGCGCGCCTGCTTCACAGGATTTTCGCGATCGCGTTCATCACGCCTACTTTCATCTGGCTGATTATGGATCCTAAGGGATTCCTTCGCTGGGGAAAAGAGCTCATAACATGGAAAAAGAGAGATTTGCAGTTTTTCACTGAGTTCGTCAAAGAGCTATTTGGCTTTAAGTTCAAGCATGTGAAACAAACATTCTTTAACGCTGGTGAAAAAATCAATTCAATCATCCAGATCCTGACAGCGATCCTGATCATCGGTTCAGGCTTCCCAATGTGGTTCCCAGATCTTTTCCCGAAAGCAGTCGTCCAATGGGCGTATGTAGGTCATAACGTCGGTTTCGGTCTGGCAATCGCCGTAGTAGTCGGCCATATCTATCTGAGTGTCATCCACAAAAACTCAAGACCAGGATACACTGGCGTCATTACAGGTGAGGTACCTGCTGAGTGGGCGAAGGACCACTATACAGAATGGTATGAAGAAGAAGTCAAGAAGGGGAATTTCCCTGATCTTGATAAAAACAAGAACAAGAAAAAAGGCGCGTAA
- a CDS encoding 4Fe-4S dicluster domain-containing protein translates to MAKAEYVKFVDVTKCDGCRACMVACKNWNDLPAEPQDFLGSMQSHANVTANTWNVLSFIEHEDSKGNLDYLFRHSSCFHCSEAACVKVCPEDAMHYTDFGTVDVNTDKCVGCGYCVQNCPFDVVQLATYKDKNGKEYKKAQKCTMCVDRLEEGMQPACVTTCHTDAMEFGTREEMLKKAEKRLSEIKDKYPNAMIYNPEGVGGTHTVYVLAEKPSVYGLPEKPKVPTSAVVWKDYAQPIGKMMLGATSMALVGAFVSNKLFNKEGKGHEEDGGGSHE, encoded by the coding sequence ATGGCGAAGGCGGAATATGTGAAATTTGTTGATGTGACCAAATGTGATGGCTGCCGTGCCTGTATGGTAGCGTGCAAAAACTGGAATGACCTCCCGGCAGAGCCACAGGACTTCCTGGGCAGTATGCAGTCCCACGCAAATGTCACTGCGAATACATGGAATGTGCTGTCCTTCATCGAGCATGAGGATTCTAAAGGGAACCTGGACTATCTTTTCCGCCATTCTTCATGTTTCCACTGCTCAGAAGCAGCTTGCGTAAAGGTTTGCCCGGAAGATGCCATGCATTACACAGATTTCGGAACAGTGGATGTCAACACGGATAAATGTGTCGGCTGCGGCTACTGCGTGCAGAACTGCCCATTCGATGTTGTCCAGCTGGCGACTTACAAAGACAAGAACGGTAAGGAATACAAGAAGGCACAGAAATGCACAATGTGCGTCGATCGACTTGAAGAAGGCATGCAGCCAGCTTGTGTCACTACCTGCCATACAGACGCAATGGAATTCGGTACAAGAGAAGAAATGCTCAAGAAGGCTGAAAAGCGTCTGAGTGAAATCAAGGATAAGTATCCGAATGCGATGATTTACAATCCAGAAGGAGTCGGCGGTACGCATACCGTTTATGTACTGGCTGAAAAACCTTCTGTCTATGGACTGCCTGAAAAGCCAAAGGTTCCAACTTCAGCTGTTGTCTGGAAGGACTATGCACAGCCAATCGGCAAGATGATGCTTGGAGCGACAAGCATGGCGCTTGTAGGTGCGTTCGTGTCCAACAAGTTATTCAATAAAGAAGGAAAAGGCCATGAAGAAGATGGAGGTGGCAGCCATGAGTAA
- the fdnG gene encoding formate dehydrogenase-N subunit alpha — translation MNLNRRQFLKLSGATAATLAVVELGFNEKEVHAKTKEFKIAKATVTPTICAFCGVGCGILVHTKDNTVVYTEGDPDSPVNEGTLCSKGTTIRQVYTSEKRLTKPLYRAPGSNKWEEKSWDWMYDTIAKRTKETRDKTFIEKEKGMFVNKTEAIASLGGAALDNEETYLLAKMMRGLGVVYLEHQARIUHSSTVAGLAPTVGRGAMTNHWSDLQNTDCALIMGGNPAENHPISFRWLTKAKEKGGKIISVDPRFTRTSSKADVYATLRSGTDIAFMGGMINYAIENNLFHKEYVAEYTNASYIVKEDFDFNDGLFSGYDEATRKYDKTKWAFETDEEGNPLKDKSLQHPRSVFQLLKKHYSRYDVDTVISVTGTPKDDYLMVCKEFCSTGKPGKSGTIMYAMGTTQHTVGTQNVRAFGIIQLLLGNIGLPGGGINAMRGESNVQGSTDFALLYHLLPGYIGSPTAIPEHATLEGYNKKETPSGGYWSNKPKFLTSLLKAWYGPNATKENEFCYQYLPKGNKNYSHINLFNAMYKGELEGAFLFGTNPVVGGPNAGKEQEALANLKWMVAVDLWETETSAFWQKEAGSDPSKINTEVFLLPAAGSYEKEGSVSNSSRWMQYRWKAIDPKGESVADLEIIHVLMQKIKGMYRNESSPAAKTINAIDWNYGDGHHPDIDLVCKEINGYDLKTGQLLKTFGDLKDDGTTSSGNWIYSGFYPEEGKNRAKNRDNKDTGGGNYLNWAFAWPANRRILYNRASADPSGKPWSKDKAVIWWDAVQKKWVGHDVPDFKPVLSPSEPGGTSPFIMINGGAGGVFAPTLNDGPFPEHYEPFESPVKNAFSSREINPAIAIFDGEFNLKGKNDKYPIVGTTYRVTEHWQSGSMTRNQEWLSELVAHMFVEMSEELAKEKGIKNKDKIIVSSARGEIEAYAMVTKRFKPHMMDGKKVHQVGMPWHFGYKGYATGGTANRLTPHIGDANTTIPEYKAFLCDIRRAD, via the coding sequence ATCAACCTGAATCGCCGGCAGTTCTTGAAGCTGTCAGGAGCCACTGCGGCTACCCTGGCGGTTGTCGAGTTGGGCTTTAACGAAAAAGAGGTCCACGCTAAAACAAAAGAATTCAAGATTGCCAAAGCTACTGTAACACCAACCATTTGTGCATTCTGCGGTGTAGGATGCGGCATCTTGGTACACACAAAGGACAATACTGTGGTTTATACGGAAGGGGATCCGGATAGCCCAGTGAACGAAGGTACACTTTGCAGTAAAGGTACGACGATCAGACAAGTCTACACATCTGAAAAACGATTGACAAAACCACTATACCGTGCTCCTGGCAGCAACAAATGGGAAGAAAAAAGCTGGGACTGGATGTATGACACAATTGCGAAACGCACAAAGGAAACACGCGACAAAACATTCATTGAAAAAGAAAAAGGCATGTTTGTCAATAAAACCGAAGCCATTGCGAGCTTAGGCGGAGCAGCTCTTGATAATGAAGAGACCTATCTGCTTGCGAAAATGATGAGAGGGCTTGGCGTCGTTTATCTCGAACACCAGGCACGAATATGACACAGTTCTACGGTTGCCGGTCTGGCACCTACAGTAGGGCGTGGAGCAATGACAAACCATTGGAGCGATCTGCAAAATACCGATTGTGCATTGATCATGGGCGGAAATCCTGCCGAGAATCATCCAATTTCTTTTAGATGGTTGACAAAAGCGAAAGAAAAAGGCGGCAAAATCATCTCTGTTGACCCTCGTTTCACGAGGACATCATCAAAGGCTGACGTTTATGCTACGCTTCGTTCAGGAACGGATATTGCTTTCATGGGCGGAATGATCAACTATGCGATTGAGAACAATTTATTCCACAAGGAGTATGTTGCAGAATATACAAATGCTTCCTATATCGTGAAGGAAGATTTCGATTTTAATGATGGCCTATTCAGTGGATATGATGAAGCCACACGCAAATATGATAAGACAAAATGGGCATTCGAAACGGATGAGGAAGGAAATCCACTCAAGGATAAAAGTCTTCAGCACCCTCGTTCAGTATTCCAGTTATTGAAAAAACATTACTCTCGCTATGATGTAGACACTGTCATTTCAGTAACAGGAACACCTAAAGATGATTATCTGATGGTATGCAAAGAGTTCTGTTCAACAGGAAAGCCTGGCAAATCTGGAACCATCATGTACGCGATGGGAACAACGCAGCATACAGTTGGAACACAAAACGTCCGTGCATTCGGTATCATCCAGCTTTTATTAGGAAATATTGGCCTTCCAGGCGGCGGGATCAATGCGATGCGCGGCGAATCCAATGTACAGGGGTCAACGGATTTTGCGCTATTGTACCACCTGCTTCCGGGATATATCGGTTCTCCGACAGCAATTCCAGAGCATGCAACTCTTGAAGGATACAACAAAAAAGAAACACCGTCTGGCGGCTATTGGAGCAATAAGCCGAAATTTCTTACAAGCTTGCTAAAGGCATGGTACGGTCCGAACGCGACGAAGGAAAATGAATTCTGCTATCAGTACCTGCCAAAAGGAAATAAGAATTACTCGCATATCAATCTTTTCAACGCCATGTACAAAGGTGAACTTGAGGGAGCATTCCTATTCGGTACCAACCCTGTGGTAGGCGGGCCGAACGCAGGCAAGGAACAGGAAGCTCTTGCAAACTTAAAATGGATGGTTGCAGTCGATTTATGGGAAACAGAAACATCCGCATTCTGGCAAAAAGAAGCGGGCAGTGACCCATCGAAGATCAATACTGAGGTATTCCTGCTTCCAGCAGCTGGATCATACGAAAAAGAAGGAAGTGTGTCCAACTCATCACGCTGGATGCAGTACCGCTGGAAAGCGATCGATCCAAAAGGCGAGTCAGTGGCAGACCTTGAAATCATCCACGTGCTCATGCAGAAAATAAAAGGCATGTATAGGAATGAAAGTTCACCAGCTGCGAAAACAATCAATGCCATTGACTGGAACTATGGTGACGGTCACCACCCGGATATCGACTTAGTGTGCAAAGAAATCAACGGATACGATCTTAAAACTGGTCAGCTGTTGAAGACATTCGGTGACCTGAAAGATGACGGCACGACAAGCAGCGGAAACTGGATTTATTCAGGTTTCTACCCGGAAGAAGGAAAGAATCGTGCCAAGAACCGTGACAATAAGGACACTGGCGGCGGCAATTACCTGAACTGGGCATTCGCATGGCCTGCGAACCGCCGTATCCTGTATAACCGTGCTTCTGCTGACCCAAGCGGAAAGCCATGGAGCAAGGATAAAGCGGTGATCTGGTGGGATGCAGTCCAGAAAAAATGGGTCGGCCATGACGTTCCTGACTTTAAGCCGGTATTGTCACCATCCGAACCAGGCGGAACCAGTCCGTTCATCATGATCAATGGCGGTGCAGGAGGAGTGTTTGCGCCAACATTGAATGACGGTCCATTCCCAGAGCACTATGAACCATTTGAAAGCCCAGTCAAGAATGCTTTTTCAAGCCGTGAAATCAACCCGGCTATCGCGATTTTCGATGGCGAATTCAATCTTAAAGGCAAGAATGACAAGTATCCAATTGTCGGTACAACATACAGGGTGACTGAACACTGGCAATCTGGTTCGATGACTCGGAACCAGGAATGGCTGTCAGAGCTGGTTGCTCACATGTTTGTTGAAATGAGTGAAGAACTTGCAAAGGAAAAAGGCATCAAAAACAAGGATAAGATCATTGTTTCATCCGCTCGTGGTGAAATTGAGGCATATGCAATGGTGACGAAGCGCTTCAAGCCTCATATGATGGACGGCAAGAAAGTACACCAGGTCGGCATGCCTTGGCACTTTGGCTACAAAGGATACGCAACAGGGGGAACAGCAAACCGCTTGACACCTCATATCGGGGATGCGAATACGACGATTCCTGAATATAAGGCATTCCTCTGTGATATAAGGAGGGCTGACTAA
- the fdhD gene encoding formate dehydrogenase accessory sulfurtransferase FdhD, with product MIKKGCPEEYPISLKLNGYEIAVFQLTNQDLEDWVYGYLFSEGLIDGPEDVVSVQFNEKTGTLDVALCNSFDPEQMFSKKKHYTAGCGRGVTFFSMTDVKKFNKVNSDETYSLTYLLKKRAEFAQNSPLYLETGGMHGACIILEDGSIEVREDIGRHNAVDKIIGHAIRKRLQPDRLVLLTTGRVSYEMLSKAAKFGFAVIGSRTAATKQAIQLARFLNIEVVGYLRGKMATVYTTAKRINDDLNPPAASEDLLERGEAQQVLN from the coding sequence ATGATCAAGAAAGGCTGTCCTGAAGAATATCCGATCAGCCTGAAGCTGAATGGATATGAAATTGCCGTATTCCAGCTGACAAATCAGGATTTGGAAGACTGGGTATATGGCTACCTTTTTTCAGAAGGTTTGATTGATGGGCCAGAGGATGTTGTCAGCGTCCAATTCAATGAAAAGACCGGCACATTGGATGTAGCATTATGCAATTCTTTTGATCCTGAGCAGATGTTTTCGAAAAAGAAGCATTATACTGCAGGCTGCGGCCGGGGAGTGACCTTCTTTTCGATGACGGATGTCAAGAAGTTCAATAAAGTGAATTCCGATGAAACTTATTCGCTGACATATTTGTTGAAAAAGCGCGCGGAATTCGCGCAAAATTCGCCGCTGTACCTGGAAACAGGCGGCATGCACGGTGCCTGTATCATCCTTGAGGATGGAAGCATCGAGGTCAGGGAGGATATCGGCAGGCATAATGCCGTCGATAAGATTATTGGCCACGCAATTCGAAAGCGTTTGCAGCCTGACCGGCTCGTCCTTTTGACGACCGGAAGGGTTTCATATGAGATGCTCTCAAAAGCTGCAAAATTTGGTTTTGCCGTCATTGGCTCACGCACTGCGGCCACAAAGCAGGCCATCCAGCTGGCCCGCTTCCTCAATATTGAAGTCGTGGGCTACTTGCGGGGGAAAATGGCGACTGTCTATACAACTGCCAAGAGGATCAATGATGACCTGAACCCTCCGGCTGCCTCTGAGGATTTACTTGAAAGGGGGGAAGCCCAGCAAGTACTGAATTGA
- the pdxK gene encoding pyridoxine/pyridoxal/pyridoxamine kinase: MSLKKVLTIAGSDTSGGAGIQADLKTFQELGVYGMTALTTVVTMDPKNHWHHEVFPQPVELVEKQLETILSVGIDAMKTGMLGTVEIIELAARKIDEHKLDRVVIDPVMVCKGEDEVLMPENTDAMRELLLPRATVVTPNLFEAWQLAQTGPIRTIDDMKEAAVKIHDLGAKNVMIKGGNKLNHEKAVDLLYDGKDFTLFESEKVETSFTHGAGCTFASAITAQLAKGKTVPEALEVAKGFITEAIKHGFRLNEYVGPTAHLAYNKYAGGNRGE, from the coding sequence ATGAGTTTGAAAAAGGTGTTAACAATCGCAGGTTCCGATACAAGCGGCGGCGCTGGCATCCAGGCTGACCTTAAGACCTTTCAGGAACTGGGCGTTTATGGAATGACTGCTCTTACAACGGTTGTGACTATGGACCCTAAAAATCACTGGCATCATGAAGTTTTCCCACAGCCAGTTGAGCTTGTAGAAAAGCAGCTTGAAACGATCCTTTCCGTTGGAATAGATGCAATGAAGACAGGGATGCTCGGAACGGTTGAAATCATTGAGCTGGCTGCACGCAAAATCGATGAACATAAGTTGGACAGGGTGGTTATCGATCCTGTTATGGTATGTAAAGGAGAAGACGAAGTGCTCATGCCTGAAAACACAGATGCCATGAGAGAATTGCTGCTTCCAAGAGCAACAGTTGTCACTCCGAACCTATTCGAAGCATGGCAGCTGGCACAAACTGGGCCAATCCGTACAATCGATGACATGAAGGAAGCTGCAGTGAAGATCCATGATCTAGGCGCGAAGAACGTTATGATCAAAGGCGGAAACAAGCTGAACCATGAAAAAGCTGTAGACCTGCTTTACGATGGAAAAGACTTCACCCTGTTTGAATCTGAAAAAGTTGAAACAAGCTTCACACATGGCGCAGGCTGCACATTCGCCTCTGCCATCACTGCACAGCTGGCAAAAGGCAAAACAGTACCTGAAGCATTGGAAGTCGCGAAAGGATTCATCACTGAAGCAATCAAGCACGGCTTCAGATTGAATGAATACGTAGGACCAACCGCACACCTCGCTTACAACAAGTACGCAGGCGGCAACCGCGGGGAATAA
- a CDS encoding DUF2512 family protein, with protein sequence MNHAKALLIKGIMTFAVLLLLLGSFAGIGDILVITLVLGAISYLAGDLFILPKTSNLTASLSDLALSFLVIWGLGLMLFEQTDGIVFAALFASVLIASGEWFFHSYMADRVLRINRKI encoded by the coding sequence ATGAATCACGCAAAGGCACTTTTGATAAAAGGCATCATGACATTTGCTGTTCTTCTTCTATTATTGGGGAGTTTTGCCGGGATAGGGGATATCCTCGTCATCACTCTCGTACTTGGGGCGATTTCATATCTCGCCGGTGACTTGTTCATTCTCCCGAAAACAAGCAACCTTACCGCATCTCTATCCGATTTGGCGCTTTCGTTTCTCGTGATTTGGGGACTTGGATTGATGTTGTTCGAACAAACCGATGGCATTGTGTTCGCAGCTCTTTTTGCATCAGTATTAATCGCCTCAGGGGAATGGTTCTTCCATAGTTATATGGCTGATCGCGTTCTTCGTATTAATCGGAAGATATAA
- a CDS encoding YojF family protein: MDPVILPEVQEALDRFKDKEVYIHLETTNGAYASHNNESFFSSGAYIRNAKLIYERAKITGDGPFRTGLKIPFGWVYAEGITHFEIDDKGRLLLAGHDFNGKLAVALEISETPFE; encoded by the coding sequence ATGGATCCGGTGATTTTACCAGAAGTCCAGGAAGCCCTGGACCGTTTTAAAGACAAGGAAGTCTATATACATCTAGAAACGACAAATGGTGCGTACGCATCCCATAATAATGAATCATTCTTCTCCTCTGGCGCGTACATCCGCAATGCGAAGCTAATCTATGAACGCGCAAAGATTACTGGGGATGGTCCTTTCCGTACAGGATTGAAGATCCCTTTTGGCTGGGTTTATGCGGAAGGAATCACCCACTTCGAAATTGATGATAAAGGAAGGCTGCTGCTTGCCGGCCATGATTTTAACGGTAAGCTGGCTGTCGCCCTTGAGATAAGCGAAACGCCGTTTGAATAA
- the bshB2 gene encoding bacillithiol biosynthesis deacetylase BshB2, protein MEKERQVLVIFPHPDDEAFGVSGTIASHINMGTPVTYACLTLGQMGRNMGNPPFANRETLPAIRKKELKDAARAMGITDLRMLGFRDKTVEFEDENKLINLMSSLITELNPSLVITFYPGYSVHPDHEATGAAVVRAVEKIPEADRPKLHCVAFSRNCVEELGEPDIVHNISAVADIKLDAIRAHRSQTELMLEEMADKLKEKDPQTIAWLNNERFWTYKFS, encoded by the coding sequence ATGGAAAAAGAGAGGCAAGTACTTGTTATCTTCCCTCATCCCGATGATGAGGCATTCGGTGTTTCCGGCACAATCGCATCCCATATCAACATGGGAACGCCTGTCACTTATGCCTGTTTAACACTTGGCCAGATGGGACGGAATATGGGGAATCCTCCATTCGCTAACCGGGAAACCCTCCCGGCAATACGTAAAAAAGAATTGAAGGACGCTGCTCGCGCGATGGGGATCACTGACCTGCGCATGCTTGGATTCCGTGACAAAACAGTTGAGTTCGAAGATGAGAACAAGCTGATCAACCTCATGTCTTCATTGATCACAGAGTTGAATCCTTCACTCGTCATCACCTTCTACCCTGGCTACTCCGTCCACCCGGACCACGAGGCGACAGGTGCAGCCGTCGTGCGTGCTGTGGAAAAAATTCCTGAAGCAGACAGGCCGAAACTTCATTGCGTTGCATTCTCGCGCAATTGTGTAGAAGAGCTCGGGGAACCAGATATCGTGCATAATATCAGCGCTGTCGCCGACATCAAACTTGATGCGATCCGTGCACACCGCTCCCAAACTGAACTGATGCTCGAGGAAATGGCTGACAAACTGAAGGAAAAGGATCCACAAACAATTGCATGGCTCAATAATGAACGCTTCTGGACCTATAAGTTTTCATGA